One window from the genome of Streptomyces cadmiisoli encodes:
- a CDS encoding YeiH family protein, whose protein sequence is MHKVRGTATAVLSPAPSSRVGMAPGLATAAAGVLLATVLHTALPAVPALTIAIVLGVAAAHLPKTRELVRGPARSGLAVCAKRLMRCGVVLLGLQLSVADVAALGWGTVAMVLCVVLITLTGTYWLGRLMNLPGDVPLLVASGYAICGASAIGAVGQTTRSRDEDAAAAVTLVTLCGTLAIAVLPVLQIPLGLDNSQFGRWVGASVHDVGQVVATAQTAGPLGLREAILVKLLRVTLLAPLVAGIAVALRRSERRHTAGTERPPVLPLFVAGFLAMIALRSTGLLGSTALAVAAHAQHLVLAAALFALGAAVNLRTMAGASGRRMLGLGLVSWAVVAGTSYAGILLTAG, encoded by the coding sequence ATGCACAAGGTCCGCGGTACGGCGACGGCTGTCCTGTCCCCCGCCCCGTCGTCGCGGGTGGGCATGGCGCCGGGCCTGGCCACGGCGGCGGCCGGTGTGCTTCTCGCGACCGTGTTGCATACGGCGCTGCCCGCCGTCCCTGCGCTGACCATCGCCATCGTCCTCGGTGTGGCCGCAGCTCATCTGCCCAAGACCCGCGAACTCGTGAGGGGACCGGCCAGGAGCGGACTGGCCGTGTGCGCGAAGCGGTTGATGCGCTGCGGTGTCGTACTGCTGGGGCTCCAGCTCAGCGTCGCGGACGTGGCCGCACTCGGCTGGGGCACCGTGGCCATGGTGCTCTGTGTGGTCCTCATCACTCTGACCGGCACTTACTGGCTGGGCCGTCTGATGAACCTGCCCGGAGACGTCCCTCTGCTCGTCGCCAGTGGGTACGCGATCTGCGGAGCCTCTGCGATCGGAGCGGTGGGCCAGACGACCAGGAGCCGGGACGAGGACGCCGCCGCCGCTGTCACCTTGGTCACCTTGTGTGGAACCCTCGCCATAGCGGTGCTGCCTGTGCTGCAGATACCGCTCGGGCTGGACAACAGCCAGTTCGGCCGCTGGGTCGGGGCCAGTGTCCACGATGTGGGCCAGGTTGTCGCCACCGCCCAGACGGCCGGCCCGCTCGGCTTGCGTGAGGCCATCCTGGTCAAGCTCCTGCGGGTCACCTTGCTGGCTCCTCTGGTCGCCGGGATCGCCGTCGCACTGCGGCGCTCCGAACGACGGCACACCGCGGGTACCGAGCGTCCCCCCGTGCTGCCTCTCTTCGTAGCCGGATTCCTCGCGATGATCGCCCTGCGCAGCACCGGACTACTCGGATCCACGGCACTCGCGGTCGCCGCTCACGCCCAGCACCTCGTCCTGGCTGCCGCACTTTTCGCGTTGGGCGCCGCGGTGAACCTGCGGACGATGGCGGGAGCTTCCGGCCGCCGGATGCTCGGACTGGGTTTGGTGTCCTGGGCTGTGGTGGCCGGCACGTCGTACGCCGGGATTCTGCTGACGGCCGGGTGA
- a CDS encoding cysteine dioxygenase family protein, which translates to MTATVADPTRGTSVTPLTAALIADVRAVVARGVSPERTADLVADVLRAYLTHPSLLMADQRVGSADHYTQHVLHAEPDGSFSVVALVWLPGQCTPVHDHVSWCVAGVHQGEESERRYRLVPEGAASRLVATEDVTNLLGSVCGFAPPGDIHEVRNCGAGTAISIHVYGADVVRLGSSVRRVYERPAGE; encoded by the coding sequence ATGACAGCGACCGTCGCAGATCCCACCCGAGGCACCAGCGTCACGCCGTTGACGGCAGCCCTGATCGCGGATGTTCGTGCCGTGGTGGCGCGCGGTGTCAGCCCTGAGCGGACCGCCGATCTGGTGGCCGATGTTCTGCGCGCATATCTCACGCACCCCAGCCTGCTCATGGCTGACCAGCGCGTGGGCTCTGCCGACCACTACACCCAGCATGTGCTGCACGCCGAACCCGACGGCAGTTTCTCCGTCGTGGCACTCGTGTGGCTGCCGGGCCAGTGCACCCCTGTCCACGACCACGTCTCGTGGTGCGTGGCAGGCGTCCACCAGGGCGAGGAAAGTGAGCGTCGCTACCGTCTCGTCCCGGAAGGCGCGGCGTCACGTCTGGTCGCGACGGAGGACGTGACCAATCTGCTCGGCTCCGTCTGCGGCTTCGCGCCGCCCGGCGACATCCACGAGGTCCGCAACTGTGGAGCGGGCACCGCGATCTCCATCCATGTCTATGGTGCCGATGTGGTGCGCCTGGGCAGCAGCGTTCGACGCGTCTACGAACGCCCCGCCGGCGAGTGA
- a CDS encoding AAA family ATPase, with the protein MGQAEVLLIGGRAGVGKTTVGWEVSALLRAARVSHAVIDGDFMGQVHPAPPGDPDRSEITASNLAAVWANFARRGYRRLIYTNTVSVLPEATGMFHQAMGEGVRIVRVLLTARDATARERLVRRELGSELEQELAGSARKARLLDQRVPAETVRVVTDGRAVVDIAREVVAATGWSGQH; encoded by the coding sequence ATGGGTCAGGCGGAGGTGCTTCTCATCGGTGGGCGTGCTGGTGTGGGCAAGACGACGGTGGGGTGGGAGGTTTCGGCGCTGTTACGGGCTGCGCGGGTTTCTCACGCGGTCATTGATGGTGACTTCATGGGACAGGTCCATCCGGCACCGCCGGGGGATCCGGACCGGTCGGAGATCACCGCGAGCAATCTGGCAGCGGTGTGGGCGAACTTCGCCCGGCGGGGCTATCGCCGTCTGATCTACACGAACACGGTCAGCGTGCTACCCGAGGCGACTGGCATGTTTCATCAGGCGATGGGAGAGGGGGTCCGGATCGTACGGGTCCTCCTCACGGCCCGCGATGCCACGGCCCGGGAGCGTTTGGTGCGCCGCGAACTCGGCTCGGAGCTGGAACAGGAACTGGCAGGCAGTGCCCGTAAGGCGCGGCTCCTGGACCAGCGTGTCCCCGCGGAGACGGTGCGGGTGGTCACGGATGGGAGGGCTGTCGTGGACATCGCGCGCGAAGTCGTGGCCGCCACCGGCTGGTCCGGTCAGCATTGA
- a CDS encoding TetR/AcrR family transcriptional regulator encodes MSNETSPVRRRRGRGARERILQAATELFTAQGVNATGMEQLTTAAHVSKRTLYTHFASKDDLVHAYLTQLRDGRLPPQACQSEPCPDPRGQLLAIFDWEPPTTDGPLRGCPFLNAAVEVPDPDHPVHQLAAAYKIEFAQRLTDLARQAGACDPEELGEQLALLYDGAACRTMALNSARAGAHARTIAAKLINEAIPCPSTPPTGASTTA; translated from the coding sequence ATGAGCAATGAAACCTCCCCCGTACGCCGACGCCGCGGCCGTGGCGCCCGGGAGCGGATCCTCCAAGCGGCGACGGAGCTGTTCACCGCTCAGGGGGTCAACGCGACCGGCATGGAGCAACTGACAACTGCCGCTCATGTCTCCAAGCGCACCCTGTACACACACTTCGCCAGCAAGGACGACCTGGTCCACGCCTACCTGACCCAGCTCCGGGACGGCCGCCTGCCTCCACAGGCATGCCAGAGTGAGCCGTGCCCAGACCCCCGGGGGCAGCTACTCGCGATCTTCGACTGGGAGCCCCCCACGACCGACGGGCCACTGCGCGGCTGCCCCTTCCTCAACGCCGCCGTCGAGGTCCCCGACCCCGATCACCCGGTCCACCAGCTGGCTGCCGCCTACAAAATCGAATTCGCCCAACGCCTCACAGACCTCGCCCGCCAGGCCGGCGCCTGCGACCCGGAAGAGCTCGGCGAGCAGCTCGCCCTCCTCTACGACGGCGCCGCGTGCCGCACCATGGCCCTCAACAGCGCCCGAGCCGGAGCGCACGCACGCACCATCGCCGCGAAACTCATCAACGAAGCCATCCCCTGTCCGTCCACGCCGCCCACCGGCGCGTCGACGACAGCCTGA
- a CDS encoding class I SAM-dependent methyltransferase, producing MQTAPAQEIYGERLFSTRQDTERERLDLLAQTWDPATTAHLRTLPLAEARSILEIGPGAGSIADLLAESAPHAEVTALDRDTTLLRLRNPRVRPLQADITDAGLELGPFDLIHARCVLMHLRDHEAVLARLVSWLRPGGHLVLSDTAELGFPHSSNADYRATMQALSQVITTHLGSDQNHGLGHPARFRQHDLTDICLTTALPTVTGDAPISLWWQLTLEQARPELIRTGLVDAPALDRALHHMAQPTTHELSIALLTCSGRKRQGQNQPTG from the coding sequence ATGCAGACGGCCCCTGCCCAAGAGATCTACGGCGAACGCCTGTTCAGCACCCGCCAGGACACCGAACGAGAACGGCTCGACCTCCTCGCACAGACCTGGGACCCTGCCACCACCGCCCACCTGCGCACGCTGCCGCTCGCCGAAGCCCGCAGCATTCTGGAGATCGGCCCCGGCGCCGGCAGCATCGCCGACCTGCTCGCCGAAAGCGCCCCCCACGCCGAGGTCACCGCCCTGGACCGCGACACCACCCTGCTGCGCCTGCGCAACCCGCGCGTCCGGCCGCTCCAGGCCGACATCACCGACGCCGGTCTCGAACTCGGCCCCTTCGACCTCATCCACGCCCGCTGCGTCCTCATGCACCTGCGCGACCACGAAGCCGTCCTCGCCCGGCTCGTCTCCTGGCTGCGGCCGGGAGGCCACCTCGTCCTCAGCGACACCGCCGAACTCGGCTTCCCCCACTCCTCCAACGCGGATTACCGCGCCACCATGCAGGCCCTGTCCCAGGTCATCACCACCCATCTGGGAAGCGACCAGAACCACGGGCTCGGACATCCGGCGCGCTTCCGTCAGCACGATCTGACCGACATCTGCCTGACGACAGCACTACCCACTGTCACCGGCGACGCCCCCATCAGCCTCTGGTGGCAGCTCACTCTGGAACAGGCCCGCCCCGAACTCATCCGCACCGGCCTGGTCGACGCCCCTGCCCTCGACCGGGCCCTGCACCACATGGCTCAGCCCACCACGCACGAACTCTCGATCGCACTCCTCACCTGCTCGGGCCGCAAGAGGCAGGGTCAGAATCAGCCGACGGGCTGA
- a CDS encoding LysR family transcriptional regulator, translating to MLDSRRLRTFHEVVTTGSFTAAAHSLGYTQPAVTQQIRALEREVGVHLFTRNGRRMRLTEAGEALARHSERILRDMQDAQQQLQALARLRAERVRVCAFPSITATLIPEVVAGLLAEHPTLRVELQEAEPPESMHRLVAGECDIALSFSYPGARAELPPDVVEINLLEDLLVALLPAGHPLTRRRAVRLTELQQARWVAGCSRCRANFLTICAEEGFDPDIVFTTDDNLALQSLVAAGVGIAVAPSLVLSFLNHRQVAGRVIEPNVRRQISAYVLREHQDLPAVELVLDGMRSAAAARSGC from the coding sequence GTGCTTGACTCTCGTCGCCTCCGGACGTTCCACGAGGTGGTCACCACCGGTTCGTTCACCGCCGCCGCTCACTCCCTGGGCTACACCCAGCCGGCGGTCACCCAGCAGATCCGGGCACTCGAACGCGAAGTCGGTGTCCACCTCTTCACGCGCAACGGTCGCCGCATGCGGCTGACCGAGGCCGGGGAGGCTCTGGCCCGCCACAGCGAACGCATTCTCCGGGACATGCAGGATGCGCAGCAGCAGCTCCAGGCGCTGGCGCGGTTGCGCGCCGAGAGGGTCCGTGTCTGCGCCTTCCCCAGCATCACCGCGACTCTGATACCCGAAGTGGTGGCCGGGCTGCTGGCCGAGCATCCCACTCTCCGTGTGGAGCTCCAGGAGGCGGAGCCGCCTGAGTCGATGCACAGGCTGGTGGCGGGCGAGTGCGACATCGCACTGTCCTTCAGCTATCCCGGTGCGCGGGCCGAGCTCCCGCCCGACGTGGTCGAGATCAATCTGCTGGAGGACTTGCTGGTGGCTCTGCTGCCGGCCGGTCACCCGCTGACCCGTCGACGTGCCGTCCGCCTCACCGAACTGCAGCAGGCGCGTTGGGTGGCGGGGTGCTCCCGCTGCCGGGCGAACTTCCTCACCATCTGCGCCGAAGAGGGATTCGACCCCGACATCGTCTTCACCACGGACGACAACCTCGCACTGCAGAGCCTGGTTGCAGCCGGGGTGGGCATCGCGGTGGCACCCTCGCTCGTGCTCTCCTTCCTCAACCACCGCCAGGTGGCCGGCCGCGTGATCGAGCCGAACGTTCGCCGCCAGATCAGCGCCTATGTGCTGCGGGAGCATCAGGATCTGCCGGCCGTCGAGCTGGTACTGGACGGCATGCGCTCGGCTGCGGCCGCGCGCAGTGGCTGCTGA
- a CDS encoding class I SAM-dependent methyltransferase — MRAHHIDRPADLDVVRDSYDRVADNYVHMVVTTGFGDIRTHPWLKASIDAFADTVSGLGPVLDVGCGPGTVTAYLAERGLDVSGVDLSPRMIENARRLHPQCRFSVASATDLDLREASLGGVLGWWSLFNLPRDVLPQVLALFARALKPGGHFITATHVGDEDAVRTEAYGGVPVRWTTHKWRPEQLVDLIEQAGLHPVAELRLPADEQTGPGLVVMAKRPD, encoded by the coding sequence ATGCGCGCACACCACATTGACCGCCCAGCCGATCTCGACGTGGTCCGTGACTCCTATGACCGGGTGGCCGACAACTACGTCCACATGGTCGTGACGACGGGATTCGGCGACATCCGCACCCATCCATGGCTCAAGGCATCGATCGACGCGTTCGCTGACACCGTGAGCGGGCTCGGCCCTGTTCTCGACGTCGGCTGCGGACCCGGAACGGTAACCGCCTACCTCGCCGAACGCGGACTCGACGTCTCCGGAGTGGATCTCTCCCCCCGCATGATCGAGAACGCGCGCCGTCTCCATCCCCAATGCCGCTTCAGCGTCGCCTCTGCCACCGACCTCGACCTCCGTGAAGCGTCCCTCGGCGGAGTGCTTGGGTGGTGGTCACTGTTCAACCTCCCCCGAGACGTACTTCCTCAGGTTCTCGCCCTGTTCGCGCGAGCGCTGAAGCCAGGCGGCCACTTCATCACCGCAACACACGTCGGAGACGAAGACGCCGTGCGCACCGAGGCTTATGGGGGAGTACCCGTGCGGTGGACGACACACAAATGGCGGCCGGAACAACTCGTGGACCTGATCGAGCAGGCCGGCCTGCACCCGGTCGCCGAACTTCGGTTGCCTGCAGATGAGCAGACCGGGCCGGGTCTGGTCGTCATGGCCAAGCGCCCCGACTGA
- a CDS encoding dihydrofolate reductase family protein, which translates to MRSVTYSMSVSLDGYIVGPDGGFDWTAPGDEVFRFWIDEIRDVGVHLLGRRLYETMLYWETADQDSTLDESELEWTALWKPLPKVVFSTTLSEVQGHARLASGGLAEEIERLRAEPGEGDIAIGGATLAAEAAASGLIDEYRAMVYPVLVGGGIPFFPRHERRVDLELVETRTFNSRVVYLRHRVARQS; encoded by the coding sequence ATGCGCAGCGTGACCTATTCGATGAGCGTCTCACTTGACGGCTACATCGTCGGGCCGGACGGCGGCTTCGATTGGACGGCCCCCGGCGACGAGGTCTTTCGCTTCTGGATCGACGAAATCAGAGATGTCGGCGTCCATCTGTTGGGACGACGGCTGTACGAAACGATGCTGTACTGGGAGACCGCCGACCAGGATTCAACGCTCGACGAATCAGAACTCGAGTGGACCGCGCTCTGGAAACCCCTTCCGAAGGTGGTGTTCTCCACCACCTTGTCGGAGGTGCAGGGCCATGCCCGTCTGGCCTCCGGCGGGCTGGCGGAGGAGATCGAGCGGCTGCGAGCCGAGCCGGGGGAGGGCGACATCGCGATCGGCGGTGCGACTCTCGCCGCCGAGGCTGCCGCGTCGGGTCTGATCGACGAGTACCGGGCCATGGTCTATCCGGTGCTGGTCGGTGGTGGCATCCCGTTCTTTCCCCGCCACGAGCGCCGGGTGGATCTCGAACTCGTCGAGACCCGCACCTTCAACTCGAGAGTCGTCTACCTCCGCCACCGCGTGGCGCGCCAGTCCTAG
- a CDS encoding SDR family oxidoreductase: MDVELGEFAGQCAVVTGARGAIGSAIVKQLAVRGAHVVAVDRREPVNPAPPSSCGRIVEVRGDVTRPTDVRQVLNIAQDQVGPVGLLVNAAGVLYGGPVAKAQLAEWEHTFAVNATGVFLMSQAAAAGMAERGRGAIVTVASNASDLARTGMAAYAASKAAATAFTRCLGLELAGYGVRCNTVAPGSTDTPMLTGLWADAEDARRHSVDGVLAEFRPGIPTGRVAVPDDIADAVVFLLSDRARHITLQTLTVDGGASL; this comes from the coding sequence ATGGACGTCGAGTTGGGCGAGTTCGCGGGGCAGTGCGCGGTCGTCACCGGCGCGCGAGGGGCGATCGGTTCTGCGATCGTGAAACAACTCGCCGTACGGGGCGCGCATGTGGTCGCCGTGGACCGTAGGGAACCGGTGAATCCGGCACCGCCCAGCAGTTGCGGACGCATCGTTGAGGTGCGCGGCGATGTGACACGTCCGACCGATGTGCGGCAGGTGCTGAACATTGCCCAGGACCAGGTGGGACCGGTGGGACTGCTGGTCAACGCGGCAGGGGTGCTCTACGGCGGGCCGGTGGCCAAGGCCCAGCTTGCGGAGTGGGAGCACACGTTTGCGGTGAACGCGACCGGCGTCTTCCTCATGTCGCAGGCCGCGGCGGCCGGCATGGCCGAGCGAGGCCGGGGCGCGATTGTCACCGTAGCTTCCAACGCATCGGACCTGGCCCGGACCGGCATGGCCGCGTACGCGGCTTCCAAAGCGGCTGCGACCGCCTTCACCCGTTGCCTCGGACTGGAGCTGGCCGGGTACGGCGTGCGCTGCAACACGGTCGCCCCCGGCTCCACGGACACTCCGATGCTGACCGGGCTGTGGGCGGATGCGGAAGATGCGCGCAGGCACTCGGTCGACGGGGTTCTCGCCGAGTTCCGGCCGGGCATCCCGACGGGTCGGGTGGCCGTGCCTGACGACATCGCGGACGCGGTGGTGTTCCTGCTCTCCGACCGGGCCAGGCACATCACGCTGCAGACCCTGACCGTGGACGGGGGCGCATCCCTGTGA
- a CDS encoding isochorismatase family protein: MQRFFLRSFPADTQPLDTLLERAGRLRAAADGIPVAYTVQPGSMTPQQRGLLADFWGPGMRAAEADRAVVAEVAPREGDTMLTKWRYSAFHHTDLLRMMREQGRDQLVLCGVYAHIGVLATAIDAFSHDIQTFLVADAVADFSADWHRLALQYAAERCAAVVRTQDVLDAWSGQVGR, translated from the coding sequence ATGCAGCGATTCTTCCTCCGGTCCTTCCCCGCCGACACACAGCCGCTGGACACCCTCCTCGAGCGTGCGGGGCGTCTGCGCGCCGCGGCCGACGGCATTCCCGTCGCATACACCGTTCAGCCGGGGTCGATGACCCCACAGCAGCGAGGACTGCTCGCCGACTTCTGGGGCCCGGGTATGCGGGCGGCGGAGGCGGACCGCGCGGTGGTGGCCGAAGTGGCTCCGCGTGAGGGGGACACGATGCTCACCAAATGGCGTTACAGCGCCTTCCACCACACCGACCTGCTGCGCATGATGCGGGAGCAGGGGCGGGACCAACTGGTCCTGTGCGGGGTCTACGCGCACATCGGCGTCCTGGCCACCGCCATCGACGCCTTCTCCCATGACATCCAGACCTTCCTCGTCGCCGACGCCGTCGCCGACTTCTCCGCCGACTGGCACCGTCTCGCCCTCCAGTACGCGGCCGAGCGCTGTGCCGCCGTCGTACGCACCCAGGACGTCCTGGACGCATGGTCGGGGCAGGTCGGCCGGTGA
- a CDS encoding anthranilate synthase family protein, producing the protein MAALCPQGGRVHGPWLKEMTHLAHTEYYLRGACPLDAPEMLRRSMFAPTVTGSPLRNACRVIARRELSGRGYYSGVAALMGRDRHGRSTLDSTILIRTADVSEAGQLRLGVGATIVRDSQPELEASETRTKARGVLEAFRGPAPSNPPHRPVSHAFGSPQPPPAPALGKHPLVVRALADRNRLLAPFWLTGAPASTPLVTSPVATGTAHGTPQGTTDGTADGPGETVTPLHGRRLLLIDAEDDFTGMLALQLRSLGMHVTLRRYDDVDPALADHDIVMLGPGPGDPQDPADRKITRLHDLARSLLETRTPLAGVCLGHQVIASRLGLPLRRRPHPGQGRRARIELLGRSVDVGFYNSFSAISHTDRVDCPTTRLTVRVDRDPHTGEVHALSAPGLATVQFHPESVLTADGPAILTSWLTPLITLAA; encoded by the coding sequence ATGGCCGCCTTGTGCCCGCAGGGCGGACGGGTCCATGGCCCCTGGCTCAAGGAGATGACCCACCTCGCGCACACCGAGTACTACCTGCGTGGTGCCTGCCCGCTGGACGCTCCTGAGATGCTGCGGCGCAGCATGTTCGCACCCACCGTCACCGGAAGTCCGCTGCGCAACGCCTGCCGTGTGATCGCGCGTCGGGAGCTATCGGGTCGGGGCTACTACAGCGGGGTCGCAGCGCTCATGGGCCGGGACCGGCACGGCCGTTCCACGCTGGACTCCACGATCCTCATCCGCACCGCGGACGTCAGCGAGGCAGGGCAGTTGCGGCTCGGGGTGGGCGCCACCATCGTGCGGGACTCCCAGCCCGAACTCGAGGCCTCCGAGACCCGGACCAAAGCGCGGGGCGTCCTTGAGGCGTTCCGCGGTCCCGCCCCGTCGAACCCGCCACACCGACCCGTCTCCCATGCCTTCGGCAGTCCGCAGCCCCCACCCGCTCCGGCGCTCGGCAAGCACCCACTGGTGGTGCGCGCGCTCGCCGACCGCAATCGCCTCCTCGCCCCGTTCTGGCTGACCGGCGCGCCCGCGAGTACCCCCCTCGTCACATCGCCGGTCGCCACCGGCACCGCGCACGGCACACCACAGGGGACGACGGACGGCACGGCGGACGGCCCGGGGGAGACCGTCACACCGCTGCACGGTCGCCGACTGCTGCTGATCGACGCGGAAGACGACTTCACCGGCATGCTCGCGCTCCAGCTCCGCTCTTTGGGAATGCACGTCACCCTGCGGCGCTACGACGATGTGGATCCCGCCTTGGCCGACCACGACATCGTCATGCTGGGGCCGGGCCCGGGCGATCCGCAGGACCCCGCGGACCGCAAGATCACACGTCTGCACGACCTGGCCCGCTCACTCCTCGAGACCCGTACCCCCCTGGCCGGCGTATGCCTGGGCCACCAAGTGATCGCCTCCCGTCTGGGGCTGCCCCTTCGCCGTCGTCCCCACCCCGGCCAAGGCAGACGCGCACGTATCGAACTGCTCGGCCGCAGCGTCGACGTGGGCTTCTACAACTCCTTCTCCGCGATCAGCCACACCGACCGGGTCGACTGCCCCACGACCCGGCTCACCGTACGGGTCGACCGCGATCCGCACACCGGAGAGGTGCACGCACTCTCCGCGCCGGGGCTGGCCACTGTGCAGTTCCACCCGGAGTCCGTCCTCACCGCGGACGGCCCCGCGATCCTGACGTCCTGGCTCACCCCGCTGATCACACTCGCCGCCTGA
- a CDS encoding chorismate-binding protein, with product MIHDQITGSAPALWARALRGDLTDYAVLHRAAHSPGDTVEVLTGTVLTCAHLAELPVDHKGPAHADGGSHDLLVLVPYRQIGERGFACHDDAEPLRVLLIEQAARLPLHMVTGACPQDAAPLRDLAFDLDDDAYARLVRTVIEQDIGRGEGANFVMRREIHARVAAWGPSGALAVLGRLLRAERGAHWTFAIGLNGRSWIGASPEPHVLLAGGEAVMNPISGTLRYPPQGPAPDDVLRFLADHKGTRRAVHGPGRGTEDHGRLVPAGRTGPWPLAQGDDPPRAHRVLPAWCLPAGRS from the coding sequence GTGATCCACGACCAGATCACCGGCAGCGCACCGGCACTGTGGGCCCGTGCGCTGCGCGGCGACCTCACGGACTACGCGGTACTGCACCGCGCAGCGCACTCCCCCGGCGACACGGTGGAGGTCCTCACCGGGACAGTGCTCACATGCGCACACCTGGCTGAACTCCCCGTCGACCACAAGGGTCCGGCCCATGCAGACGGAGGCAGTCACGACCTGCTGGTCCTGGTGCCCTACCGTCAGATCGGTGAGCGAGGATTTGCGTGCCACGACGACGCCGAACCTCTGCGGGTACTGCTGATCGAGCAGGCCGCGCGGCTGCCGCTGCACATGGTCACCGGTGCCTGCCCACAGGACGCCGCCCCGCTGCGCGACCTGGCCTTCGACCTGGACGACGACGCCTACGCCCGGCTGGTCCGCACGGTCATCGAGCAGGACATCGGGCGCGGTGAAGGCGCCAACTTCGTCATGCGCCGGGAGATCCACGCCCGTGTCGCTGCCTGGGGCCCGTCCGGTGCCCTCGCGGTTCTGGGCAGGCTGCTGCGTGCCGAACGCGGAGCCCACTGGACCTTCGCCATCGGCCTGAACGGGCGCAGCTGGATCGGTGCCTCCCCTGAACCGCATGTTCTCCTCGCCGGCGGTGAGGCCGTGATGAACCCGATCAGCGGGACCCTGCGCTATCCGCCGCAAGGCCCGGCGCCCGACGACGTCCTGCGTTTCCTGGCCGACCACAAAGGAACGCGACGAGCTGTTCATGGTCCTGGACGAGGAACTGAAGACCATGGCCGCCTTGTGCCCGCAGGGCGGACGGGTCCATGGCCCCTGGCTCAAGGAGATGACCCACCTCGCGCACACCGAGTACTACCTGCGTGGTGCCTGCCCGCTGGACGCTCCTGA